A region from the Arachis ipaensis cultivar K30076 chromosome B01, Araip1.1, whole genome shotgun sequence genome encodes:
- the LOC110265110 gene encoding oxygen-dependent coproporphyrinogen-III oxidase, chloroplastic-like: MAHSSSSSSSVRARFEKIIREAQDPVCTALEAADGGANFKEDVWSRPGGGGGISRVLQDGAIWEKAGVNVSIVYGIMLPEAYRAAKAAASPNQKPGPIPFFAAGISSVLHPKNPFAPTLQIMIFHPYFGAVSHTIITTVMLLEHLGSGSLAGGLT, from the exons ATGGCccattcttcttcctcctcctcttctgtaAGGGCCCGCTTTGAGAAGATTATTAGAGAAGCTCAGGACCCCGTCTGCACCGCCCTTGAGGCCGCCGACGGTGGGGCCAACTTTAAGGAGGACGTTTGGTCCAGGCCCGGCGGCGGTGGCGGCATCAGCAGGGTTCTCCAGGACGGGGCCATTTGGGAGAAGGCTGGAGTTAATGTCTCCATTGTTTATGGCATCATGCTGCCAGAAGCTTACCGCGCTGCAAAAGCTGCCGCTTCTCCTAACCAGAAGCCTGGTCCTATCCCGTTCTTCGCCGCTGGAATCAGCTCC GTTTTGCATCCGAAGAATCCATTTGCCCCAACCTTGCAGATTATGATTTTTCATCCTTATTTCGGAGCTGTTTCTCATACTATTATTACTACTGTT ATGCTCTTGGAGCACCTAGGCAGTGGTAGTTTGGCGGGGGGACTGACTTGA
- the LOC110265108 gene encoding zinc finger BED domain-containing protein RICESLEEPER 2-like, whose protein sequence is MAESVTPSNPLTNSISLNGEEINPSVPTMATTDTGIAPTHTTIITNQPVTDENGTKAICKYCKSVFSYAGKGASTSHLWRHSSSCLQRRLHVAAQKKQPLIPFQPSNSSVNLFVTPGARYSQEKMRQIIATAIMIHEHPFSIVEDEVWMWGFQYANSESHEISHKTARSDCLAIYEAEKKQLKALLQGVRKISLTTDMWRSSHQIVEYMVITGHFIDAGWNLQKRILSFVQVPAPRRGIDVADVIFKCLKTWGIENKVFSVSVNNAFYNDSCLRALKDTISDNNSLPVGGSLFHVRCCAHILNLLVQDGLGKIKGIIHKVRESVKYIHFNDSRFKTFVEIAENKRLKEKKLIIDCPTRWNSTYNMLSVALKFKSVFPVYKEREPHYNYEPSSEDWRKVEKICKLLKVFNLATHVIFGSEYPTANLYLPEVWRVKQVIDDAIEDRDSFMREMATSMKEKFDKYWGECNMVMSLACVLDPRCKLHVIKFCFPLIYKPEHVAAENVEKVKNTLQEMYDEYAEKCHDETIISEVNTNSLVASSNVVSSEISGIDEMLNMVREKEAIHPTKSELEVYLDESAYITEGNSKSFSVLEWWKNNSLKFKVLSKMAADILAIPVSTVASESSFSAGGRVIDEYRSRLNQESIEALICGGDWLRNKYGLKKKPKVKINFLIFLFLTKPINRLQARPDLTTGQAQYSLKSLYQATGQAKANILYYRPGLLRLKPGLTWPVSTPTSDMCRHLVTFV, encoded by the exons ATGGCTGAATCTGTAACTCCAAGTAATCCATTGACAAATTCTATTTCTTTAAATGGAGAAGAAATTAATCCGTCAGTACCAACAATGGCAACAACAGATACTGGCATTGCACCAACACACACAACAATTATTACAAATCAACCAGTCACTGATGAAAATG GTACAAAAGCTATTTGCAAGTATTGCAAATCAGTGTTTTCTTACGCTGGAAAAGGAGCAAGTACTTCACATTTATGGAGGCATTCTAGTAGTTGCTTACAAAGGAGATTGCATGTTGCTGCACAAAAGAAGCAACCATTGATTCCATTTCAACCTTCCAATTCAAGTGTTAATCTCTTTGTGACACCAGGTGCAAGATATTCTCAAGAGAAGATGAGACAAATAATTGCTACAGCAATTATGATTCATGAGCATCCTTTCAGCATTGTTGAGGATGAAGTTTGGATGTGGGGCTTCCAATATGCCAATTCTGAATCTCATGAAATTTCTCACAAAACTGCTCGAAGTGATTGCTTGGCAATATATGAGGCTGAAAAGAAACAACTGAAGGCTTTGTTACAAGGTGTTAGAAAGATAAGTTTGACAACTGACATGTGGAGATCAAGCCATCAAATTGTTGAATATATGGTTATCACAGGTCACTTTATTGATGCAGGATGGAATCTTCAAAAAAGGATTTTGAGTTTTGTTCAGGTACCTGCTCCTAGACGTGGCATTGATGTTGCGGATGTTATTTTCAAGTGTTTGAAGACTTGGGGAATTGAAAACAAAGTCTTCTCAGTATCTGTTAACAATGCTTTCTATAATGATTCATGTCTAAGGGCTCTTAAGGATACTATTTCAGATAACAACTCATTACCTGTTGGTGGTAGTTTGTTTCATGTTAGGTGCTGTGCACACATTCTGAATTTGTTGGTACAAGATGGGCTAGGTAAAATTAAAGGTATTATTCATAAAGTTCGTGAGAGTGTCAAGTATATCCATTTTAATGATTCAAGATTTAAAACATTTGTTGAGATTGCTGAAAACAAGCGTTTGAAGGAGAAAAAACTCATCATTGATTGTCCCACAAGATGGAATTCTACTTACAACATGTTATCTGTGGCTTTGAAGTTTAAATCTGTGTTTCCTGTGTATAAGGAAAGAGAACCTCACTACAATTACGAACCATCATCAGAGGATTGGAGGAAAGTTGAGAAGATTTGCAAACTTTTAAAAGTTTTTAATCTTGCTACTCATGTCATTTTTGGTAGTGAGTATCCTACTGCAAACTTGTACCTTCCTGAAGTTTGGAGAGTGAAACAAGTAATTGATGATGCTATTGAAGATAGAGATTCCTTCATGAGAGAAATGGCAACCTCAATGAAAGAAAAGTTTGACAAATATTGGGGAGAATGTAATATGGTAATGTCTCTTGCTTGTGTTTTGGATCCTAGGTGCAAATTACATGTTATTAAATtctgttttcctttaatttacaAACCTGAACATGTGGCTGCTGAAAAtgttgaaaaagtgaagaatacaTTGCAAGAAATGTATGATGAATATGCTGAAAAGTGTCATGATGAGACAATAATAAGTGAAGTTAACACTAATAGTCTAGTTGCTTCTTCTAACGTGGTTAGTTCTGAAATTAGTGGAATTGATGAAATGTTGAATATGGTTCGAGAAAAAGAAGCCATTCATCCAACAAAATCAGAATTAGAAGTTTATCTTGATGAGAGTGCTTACATTACTGAAGGCAATTCTAAGTCTTTTAGTGTTTTGGAGTGGTGGAAAAATAATAGCTTGAAATTCAAGGTTTTATCTAAAATGGCAGCGGACATACTAGCAATTCCTGTCTCAACCGTGGCTTCAGAGTCTTCATTTAGTGCTGGAGGAAGAGTTATTGATGAATATCGTTCTCGACTAAATCAAGAGTCCATTGAAGCTCTCATTTGTGGAGGAGATTGGCTTCGCAACAAGTATGGTTTGAAGAAAAAACCAAAGGTAAAAATCAACTttctaatatttctctttttgacTAA gCCTATTAACAGGCTTCAGGCCAGGCCAGATTTAACAACAGGCCAGGCTCAATACTCATTAAAAAGCCTATATCAGGCTACAGGCCAGGCTAAGGCCAATATACTCTATTACAGGCCTGGCCTGTTAAGACTAAAGCCTGGCCTGACCTGGCCTGTTTCCACCCCTACTTCTGATATGTGTCGTCACCTTGTCACATTTGTATGA
- the LOC107618402 gene encoding uncharacterized protein LOC107618402 translates to MYSTRPRSLLKKDVNALSEAPSSEGPNSGYLVLQDEAAQSYGFFGLVKNRNISHFPFPQSKNLTVNTRRAKGDPGSTRDYHEVMFIPVLNQPLSSNRYYVIWRKGKHQGKACTSSKEEDMGTCLCCNFVKYIEPRPLDPFNEYQQFEIIKKSSGFHAKSVAPDGIPPSFLRTKGWTVEASTPWNYNLEEALGLNQLLRGQLPAFDFPLSNDSSGSVVIGKWYCPFMFVKEGMNLKDQMKRSVFYTLTLEQSWEKILSMKNSSVIGNEGNDGVLVDVVVETEFAMVDGKEANWGEGNGVNGVVWFSVGREVRVRLSSVIVERMKWEQERGGWLGRNRRHERIIKKKLEGGIKWENFACYVLVESFVLKRMDGSFVLTYGFRHTHQTMCKWE, encoded by the exons ATGTATTCAACAAGGCCTCGTTCATTGTTAAAGAAAGACGTTAATGCCCTTTCTGAGGCACCTTCTTCAGAGGGTCCAAATTCAGGTTATCTTGTTCTCCAAGATGAAGCAGCACAAAGCTACGGTTTCTTTGGTTTGGTGAAGAACAGAAACATCAGCCATTTCCCTTTTCCTCAGAGCAAGAATCTGACCGTCAATACTAGAAGAGCAAAAGGAGATCCAGGGTCCACAAGGGATTACCACGAAGTTATGTTCATTCCAGTTCTTAATCAGCCCTTGTCTTCCAACCGCTACTATGTTATATGGAGGAAAGGAAAGCATCAAGG GAAGGCATGTACAAGCTCAAAGGAAGAGGATATGGGAACTTGTTTATGCTGCAATTTTGTGAAATATATTGAACCAAGACCTTTGGACCCCTTCAACGAATATCAACAATTTGAGATAATCAAAAAGAGTTCTGGTTTCCATGCAAAGTCTGTTGCTCCTGATGGGATCCCTCCTTCATTCTTAAGGACGAAAGGTTGGACTGTTGAAGCTTCTACACCCTGGAATTACAATTTGGAAGAAGCTCTTGGCCTAAATCAATTGTTGCGTGGTCAATTACCGGCATTCGATTTCCCATTGTCTAATGATAGTTCTGGTTCTGTGGTTATTGGGAAGTGGTACTGTCCATTTATGTTTGTGAAGGAAGGAATGAATCTCAAGGACCAAATGAAAAGATCTGTGTTTTACACATTGACTCTTGAGCAAAGTTGGGAGAAGATTTTGTCAATGAAGAATAGTAGTGTTATTGGTAATGAAGGTAATGATGGGGTGTTAGTGGATGTTGTTGTTGAAACAGAATTTGCTATGGTGGATGGAAAAGAAGCTAACTGGGGTGAAGGGAATGGTGTTAATGGAGTGGTTTGGTTTAGTGTGGGAAGAGAGGTTAGAGTTAGATTGAGTTCGGTTATTGTGGAAAGAATGAAATGGGAGCAAGAAAGAGGTGGTTGGTTGGGTAGGAATAGAAGGCACGAGaggataattaaaaagaaattagaaGGGGGCATTAAATGGGAAAATTTTGCGTGTTATGTTCTTGTGGAAAGCTTTGTTTTGAAGAGAATGGATGGAAGCTTTGTGTTAACTTATGGTTTCAGACACACTCATCAAACTATGTGTAAATGGGAGTGA